The DNA segment CGCAGTGCATGAGTCGTGATTGACATAATTTAGAGCTGCATTAGAGACTGCTCCGATCTGATTAGTTGTTTGATGTGCACTGACATAGATTCTAAAAAATGCTATTAGAAGCACCAGGGGAAACAGgaatatgatctttttttcacagatgatTGTACCACTGTGTGGTTGTAgtgacagttttagcaaatgtgacaaaaagttaCTTATATAAAAGCTGTAGCTTTAAGCTAAACTGCTGCTGTAGTTTTATGTTGTAAGGTAGTACGGTATACTGTCGTTTTATGGATTTCTCAGACAGAAATGAGACATATGGTCTGTTCGACTCAAACAGTGCTCCGTGAGTCTGCAAAAAATCtgaggaaatatatttttagtccGGCACAAGGATTAATCCCAGTCTTGGAATCGGGccatcagcttttatttttaaacttcatCACTCAAACTGTGGATGTTTGATTGTCCATCCAACTGTCTTGTGTGCACAGTAGCTCTGCACATATTGGTGGTATAGAGTCAGTCTCAGGGACAGCCAATCAAGATTTTGTTCAATATATATTGTTAGTTCCTACATAATCAGACGATATTAGCAGAGACATTCAAATAACACCACTTTTACGAGTATTTAGTGTACAATTTCTTTAATCCAGTAAGTCGAGCAAGAAGAGGAAATTCAGGTTCTTAGTTCTTGCTGCAAGTGTTTGTGAGAGTGAAACTATCCAGTGGTTGACGAGTGTTCACCTGAGTGCTGCTGACTGATTATAAACACTTCCACTCTTTCCGAGGCTCTAGGGTTGTTTAATCAGCCACCTGACACTGTTCTGGGAAAGATTAATGCTGAAGTCAGATTTAGTGTCATGTATTTCCGTGTGGTGCACGGCCTCCTGTGCGTCACAGGCTGATGTCTTGTTTCCTGCAGCACAGTGAGGATCGCCTTTGTTCTACTCATCAAAACTGAGCTCTGTATTAAAAGAGGTTTGCACCAACATGAGCCTGACAGtgctttagtcattttttggcagttttgttatattaatgtaatgtttcttttcttctcatACTGATGTTGACAGATTATTCaatttttctctgttgtctAAAGGTGAATCTGGACTTGGGAAATCCACCTTAATCAACAGCCTGTTCCTCACCGACCTTTACCCTGAGAGAGTCATCCCTGGAGCAGCAGGTCAAACAAATGCACTTTATGACCCttatttataaagcattttGTGAAACCTATGTATTAAAAGCACATAATCGTAGACTGACCCAATCTTTACTTGCTGTTATGAgttcctggattttttttctccgtcTAACAGAAAAGATAGAAAGGACGGTTCAGATTGAGGCGTCGACGGTAGAAATTGAGGAGCGAGGAGTGAAGCTCCGTCTCACTGTGGTGGACACACCAGGATATGGAGACGCCATCAACAGCCAAGACTggtatgaaatatttttaggttGTATGCTGATGAGGAGATGAggtgattttaaatttaaattaccCAGTGTGATCCTAAACAGTGATGAGACACAGTCAAAAATGTTTGCTCtaatattttaagaatttatTCATCTGGGCTAATGATTCTAGTATTTAGTGGATATGGTACTGGTATTAATTAGTTTTTGCATAATACTGTGATACATACTATATCTTTAATATGAAGTATATTTTTCTAATCCAGTTTCAGCACCATCATCAGCTACATTGATGACCAGTTTGAGCGCTACCTCCATGACGAGAGCGGTCTCAATCGGAGACACATTGTTGACAATAGAGTTCACTGCTGCTTCTATTTCATCTCTCCGCTTGGCCACGGGTGAGTTCTGCAATACATACCTAAACACTTACAGACAGGGCTGTGATGATAGCTGAAAGTTGTAATAAACATCACATACTCTTACACTAAAGTTGTAAAAACGCGCAGTGTTCTCCCTGGCGTTATACTGTGGATGTAACTTCAGTTGTATGAGTATGAGAACTGctaggagaggagagggaatgAGACCGAACCCTGGCAAGAGAAGTGACCGTCAtagtttaaataaatgcagctcAGTGAGGATACATTTCATACACCAGTCTTCTATAACACGCGGACCTGCAAATTCACATTCAACACACGCTGAACTGATAAACCAGAGAATTATACCGACATATTTATTATGCATATGTGCATAATACTCTGTGAATATAGCACCAAGTGTGGGTGGGGGTACTGTAAAGTCCAAATGAAAAACTAAGTGTAATTTTCAGGGGCAGTAAATCACCTAACTGCAGTGATACTATGCTTATTTACCcgcggtaaaaaaaaaaaaacatagtcaAATCCCTGCTTACATGGCTTTTCAGTTAGCCAAATTTGCACAGAAGTTTCTTTCTATTTTAACAACCATATTTATTATGCCCTCTTCACTGTCTGATTTTCATCAGTACTTTTTTGAATTCTGTTGTCTCTCTTTGAACTTGTGCCTGTCTGTTTCCTGTCCTGTCAGCCTGAAACCCCTGGATGTTCAGTTTATGAAGGCCATTCACAATAAGGTCAACGTGGTTCCTGTCATCGCCAAGGCAGACACGCTCACcctcagagagagggagaggctcAAGCGCAGGGTGAGGACAACACAGTCACCCATTGTTTTGGATCTTTTCAAGTTCCTGAAATAAACGGCAGCTATCATGTGCTCATTATCACTGCTGTGGCCATCCAGTGTATGAAAACACTGTTTGTACCCAAAGAAACAATGTCTAAAACCAAAAGGCAGATAAATAacagtgagacagaaagagtCAAGGCAGAGTAGTGAGAAGGGCAAAACAAGGATGTCATTTACAGAATGTACCACTACATAACTGGTAATAAAAGGGTGATAATAAGCCCGTGTTTTGTCTTTTCGGAAAAGATTCTGGATGAGATTGATGAACACGGTATCAAGATTTACCACCTTCCTGATGCTGAGTCAGATGAGGATGAGGACTTCAAAGAGCAGACAAGAATCCTCAAGGTAAACTCTCCTctctttcaaaacttttcatcCCTAAATGAATATTGCTTCCTTAATACCAAACTTGAGtcggtgtattttttttaaccacagcaGCGTAGCAGAAGAGTAAAAGAAGGCAGCTTTGTATCCTCTACTAACATTGGTTTAAAGTGTTGTAATTATTTATGAACCAATTACACTACTCCTCTTTTCCAGGCCAGCATCCCTTTCGCTGTGGTGGGATCCAACCAGCAGATTGAGGCCAAAGGGAAGAAGGTGAGGGGCCGCCTGTACCCCTGGGgagtggtggaggtggagaatCCAGAACACAACGATTTCCTCAAGCTGCGGATTATGCTGATGTGAGTGGTAGAAGAGGCTTTATccctctgcttttcttttttccttaaaatgttaGTGATAAGGTTGTCAGGTCATATTAAAAGCTACTGAGCTACCAAACTTTGTATAGTTTTGTAAAGTTACCTATCGGTTTTCCTACAAATGCTGCAGGAAGAAACCATAGCTAGCTTATGGAGATTGTTAGTTTGGCGGGATGCctttaaacataataaaagcatGGCTATTTTTTGTCTAGGAAGCTTACTAACTGAGTGAAATGACCTGGAAGTGTTTCGTGGGCAGCTATGATAAGACCTGGTCAAATTCTCTTAACGCTAAGGAAGAGAGCTCCAATGCTTCCTGTCTTACGTCCTTTAGCACAGGATACATTGGACCATCATTTATCAAAGGAAAGGAGATAATGCTATCCCGCACTTCCTCACTGCAGCAACTTTTAGCAACAGCGCACCATTTGGCCGttcatgaaaacaaatatatcTATCACGTATAAATTAAACAGTTCTTTTAATACAGTCGTACTAATTTGGATGCATGTTGACAGGAGGAAGAGTGTAAACAACCGTACTCAATGTGCCAAAGTTTTCAGACGCATTATGATCTGATCACTCAGACCATTTCAGGAGGTGGTCTGGGACGCGTTTGACTTCATATCTTTTGAAGTGTAACCGCTAATACGTCCTGATGCGTCCTCGACTAAGGACTGCGTCAGCAATGTAGGAcgtggtggttgttttggtgacacaaaaaaatgctattCATGACTAGGTTCATGTTAGCAGTAACGTGTAGACAGTAATGAAACCTGAACACAAATGGTCAGCTAGAGACACATAATAGATAGAGGTATGAACAGGAATGTGTCTCAGCTGTCGATTGGTGTTTGGATCATTAAAACACATATTAATACCTTGTATAAAAAGGCTGTAAGATGAGCCTTATGTTGTTAACCTTCAGACCCACGTCATTAACACTCACCACTGTAAGTTTTCagaagacaaagacacaaatgatTGATTCCAGAGGGGGAATTCAATTTTGTCACtcttttgttatttgtgttaCATACACACAGGTCTGCaatacacataaatgcacaaacaggacATGCATTAAATGGAGAGACTTTAACTAACAACCCCCGGTTCCCAAGCCTGGTCCCACAGGACCGAGCTGCTGCTGTTCCTTTTTTCCTGGTCCTCATAAATTCTCCCTCACATCTGTCTCTGACCTCAAGACGTTTTCCATTGAGGTCAAGGAAAATTGTTCAGGAAGTAATTTTTTTGACTATTGGACCACCTCCCAAATAAGCCCCTGccaatagcttttttttttttttaggagtaGCTTACAAGAAAACATGTAGCCAAGGCAGTAAAGGAGAGAGGTAGATACTGacaacactgaataaagacATTTCTCATGTAATGCTGCACTCCATCACCAGACTGCCTCTGCCCAGGACTAAAagaacagattttctttttcaaaatgacagtaCAAAGGGTATTCATTGGCTGTTGACTTTCTCACAACTCCACAGCACTCACATGCAGGATCTACAGGAAGTGACCCAGGACCTCCACTACGAGAACTTCCGCTCGGACCGCCTCAAACGGGGTGGCAGGTTGTCCTCCCATGGTTACGTTCTGCCTCTGTCTCCTGCGTACGTACTTGTCTGTCAGCCTGCTTTTCTGCACCTCCCCCCCACCTCAAACAGCTTCTGATAAGACGTATATAATTAGTACAACACAGAAATgtcacagtcagtcagtcacatgTGCACAACAGACACCACAGATGTTCCAGTAATAAAAACCCAGCGGAAACAATCGGAGCTGTGTATATGGAAGCTGAGTGACAAGATTAATTTATGTGTAATGGATCATATTCTTCCAGTTAATCTTGTGTTGTTTATACAGTAGCATATTGTTGAACTGGTGTCATTCTGTAGCTCTAACTCATCATTTTGCATGTCCTCTACATCAGTTAGGCCGTGGTCCCCAAGCAGGAGTAAATTTAAAGCTGCGGGCCGTAGTGGGTTGTGGTTTTTCATGGTTAGTTGGTAGCTAAATGGCATGTGTAGTCTGAGTATCTTTAGAGGTCATAAGCAGGATTACTGTGTGTGTCATTTAACATAGTGTGGACATATCATCATTTAACCCTCAATGTAGACCCAAAAGATTCTTTTAGACTTTCCTCCAATGCCAGCCCGGGATACGGCAGTAGCTTTCACATTGCCTCGCCATCTGTCCAATGATGGCGGTCTGGTCTTGACTTGTCCAATCCCATGAGTGGACTGTTGGAggtactgctgtttttttttggttcatttggGGGAGGTAACGCTGTTCCCCTCACTCTCGCACTCGCTGCTTCTCTCTTGAATCTTCCTGCtttcatctctttgtagttatttgtcGTAGCTGCCCACTTTTCTCTTCTGCAAAGAAAAACTAACCCACTGACCCCTTCTTCACCTTCTCAGTGTGGCTTTTGTCATGTTTGCCTCGTGCTACTTATAATGGTTCAGTGTGCACTCTCAGgcgtgcacacagacacaaacatctcTGCTGACTCAGATGTTAAAAAGCTATATATAAATAATCACATGGTGATTTTGCATTCCTAACATCCGATTGTGCTTTTTAATCAATGATTATTTGTTAATTGGCATACATGCTGCAGAAATATCAGAGGTCGACTGTTGCATTTAACTTCAAAAGTAACTAGTTGTGTTGCTGCAGAAAGGGACCGGAGCCGGAGGAAATGGACAAGGACATGATCCTCCAGGAAAAGGAGGCTGAGGTGAGAGATTTCAGCCACTGCtccttgttatttatttttttatttatttaacgttatcattttgtgggtgaacttttcctttaaacGATAAGAATaattctttctgttttctgttttgatctC comes from the Plectropomus leopardus isolate mb chromosome 12, YSFRI_Pleo_2.0, whole genome shotgun sequence genome and includes:
- the sept2 gene encoding septin-2 produces the protein MSQADKMKQGQFNNPETPGYVGFANLPNQVHRKSVKKGFEFTLMVVGESGLGKSTLINSLFLTDLYPERVIPGAAEKIERTVQIEASTVEIEERGVKLRLTVVDTPGYGDAINSQDCFSTIISYIDDQFERYLHDESGLNRRHIVDNRVHCCFYFISPLGHGLKPLDVQFMKAIHNKVNVVPVIAKADTLTLRERERLKRRILDEIDEHGIKIYHLPDAESDEDEDFKEQTRILKASIPFAVVGSNQQIEAKGKKVRGRLYPWGVVEVENPEHNDFLKLRIMLITHMQDLQEVTQDLHYENFRSDRLKRGGRKGPEPEEMDKDMILQEKEAELRRMQEMIAKMQAQMQKQGDGEGDSPHA